One genomic region from Anopheles bellator chromosome 2, idAnoBellAS_SP24_06.2, whole genome shotgun sequence encodes:
- the LOC131211828 gene encoding eukaryotic translation initiation factor 2-alpha kinase-like has product MSTCSALIRRAVCFWAAVLLAAAVTVATGVAGTPSPTDDGAATVEQLPYCDEDVVRQRDLSDGLVFVTTLDGKLSALDMLNGGTERWSIQTGPGPLLSSSIHRLELTNNGRWVRMIPSLGGSLYKFDGDSIEPIPFSAEDMLKSSFKFSDDLVISGGKETRSYGVSLQTGRLLYLCTMHGCKNATELATEHTGEAKYGPPGRDDGTIDGTVEDDVIIIRRQTQTVRAVEARTGSERWNFSIGHHELERTRSEECRGGRERSEPNPIALDLELKVIIPEGVICAIRKSAPGEIVWRHKFEVPIVSAWRSSDKSDGLLEGVDLFDRTDWLWNGNVGESGDDGSEGGNKVPPLVNPSLYIGMHDKQLYIQESSALMAEREGKSQELALLTDGDGQFPAIPWKPLPASPTVAGLLTGEEKDVALGTPSAPQDDNGESTAIARSVLYASSYINGNGFFLVFDDPTLRDQRCEHDGDDHTKDNSSSFPPRGEEDDLDDMFEVPVKVIIISMWFWWKEILIISVTTALLFNMVLKLRIEKPPAMVVVERKIEVPISMAVEAREEFPLPAIRMPSTRSLSESSSQGAIALPENFTSRFREDFDLVQCLGKGGFGVVFEVRNKLDDCRYAIKRVALPNKPESKNRVMREVKTLAHSEHQNIVRYFHAWTETPPPGWQERHDREWIERNCLSTSIDIETPTDTHPPSAALATSASLSAPFVGVNKGPVCSAIHPHIWMPHFPESNGIITGGERHMEQSESCSFIEFRADAAQSVGSPQPSGPLNDESSESSQSEHEPSESAKSPGVSCAKRWNRTDENDDSFDIVFKEPSCNGTANGVHNSVSIDVSASLPPPAPPNGDGVPFGTRNPFRKTHRRPLSLDLTSTGNVRKRPTDEESNPENNTASKPPSYASSTLVPQSNKIYLYIQMQLCHKQSLKEWLSLNGFPARRDKIVPIFEQIVAGVEYVHLKGLIHRDLKPSNIFFSLDGKIKIGDFGLVTDSGELQYDSENNMPAMGRDRHTRQVGTQLYMSPEQLRGLPYDYKVDIYSLGLILFELLVSFGTEMERIGTLKSVRKTIFPHGFEQEYQCEYKLLSLMLADSPKKRPTTFGIKAHPPFKRMVSNKSSNALGAVDETLVVDGSPTVATNGSFESEEGDEWHFELPPRRKDSRTYSSSGSGSGGAGGTPATQAQPNPLWL; this is encoded by the exons ATGTCTACGTGCTCTGCTTTGattcgccgtgccgtgtgcttcTGGGCTGCCGTCCTGTTGGCCGCGGCCgtcacggtggccacgggagTCGCTGGAACGCCGTCACCAACCGATGATGGTGCGGCCACAGTTGAGCAGCTTCCGTACTGCGACGAAGATGTAGTCCGCCAGCGTGACCTTAGCGATGG ATTGGTGTTCGTAACCACACTGGACGGAAAACTGTCGGCCCTAGACATGCTCAATGGGGGCACCGAACGCTGGAGCATTCAGACCGGTCCCGGGCCGCTGCTTTCCTCCAGCATTCACCGTCTAGAGCTGACCAACAATGGCCGATGGGTCCGCATGATCCCGTCGCTTGGTGGCAGCCTGTACAAGTTCGACGGCGATTCCATCGAGCCGATACCGTTCAGTGCGGAGGATATGCTGAAATCTTCGTTCAAGTTCTCGGACGATCTCGTCATTTCCGGTGGCAAAGAAACGCGATCTTACGGCGTTTCGCTGCAAACTGGTCGGCTGCTTTACCTTTGCACGATGCATGGATGTAAAAATGCAACCGAACTAGCGACGGAGCATACGGGCGAAGCAAAGTACGGACCACCAGGACGAGACGATGGCACGATCGACGGCACGGTAGAGGACGATGTGATCATTATTCGGCGGCAAACACAGACGGTTCGGGCAGTAGAAGCTCGCACCGGTAGCGAGCGCTGGAACTTTAGCATCGGACACCACGAACTGGAACGGACGAGAAGCGAAGAGTGTCGCGGAGGTCGGGAACGGAGCGAGCCAAATCCGATCGCACTGGATCTCGAACTCAAGGTAATCATTCCCGAGGGTGTAATTTGTGCGATACGAAAAAGCGCTCCGGGAGAGATTGTCTGGAGGCACAAGTTCGAAGTGCCGATCGTGAGCGCTTGGCGATCGTCGGACAAATCGGATGGACTGTTGGAAGGTGTGGATCTGTTTGATCGCACCGATTGGCTGTGGAATGGAAACGTAGGCGAAAGTGGTGACGATGGCAGCGAAGGTGGTAATAAAGTGCCTCCGCTGGTTAACCCATCCCTGTACATCGGAATGCACGACAAACAGCTTTACATTCAGGAATCGAGTGCACTGATGGCTGAGCGCGAAGGCAAGAGTCAAGAGTTGGCGCTACTGACGGACGGAGACGGCCAGTTCCCGGCAATTCCGTGGAAACCCTTGCCGGCCAGCCCTACAGTGGCGGGTTTATTGACCGGCGAGGAAAAGGACGTGGCCCTCGGAACACCATCGGCACCACAGGATGATAACGGCGAATCGACGGCCATTGCGCGATCTGTCCTTTACGCTTCGAGCTACATaaatggaaatggatttttcttAGTTTTCGATGATCCCACCTTGCGTGATCAGCGGTGTGAGCACGATGGTGACGATCACACGAAAGACAACAGTTCAAGCTTTCCGCCGAGGGGCGAAGAAGACGACCTCGACGACATGTTTGAAGTACCAGTGAAGGTGATCATCATTTCCATGTGGTTCTGGTGGAAAGAAATACTGATCATCTCCGTGACTACTGCACTTCTGTTTAACATGGTGCTAAAACTGCGGATCGAAAAGCccccggcgatggtggtggtcgagcGAAAGATTGAGGTACCAATTTCGATGGCAGTCGAAGCGCGTGAAGAGTTTCCGCTGCCCGCGATACGCATGCCTTCGACACGCAGCCTTTCGGAATCGAGCTCACAGGGAGCGATCGCTCTGCCGGAAAACTTCACTTCGCGATTTCGAGAAGACTTCGATCTCGTCCAGTGTCTCGGTAAAGGTGGCTTTGGAGTGGTATTTGAGGTGCGCAACAAGCTGGACGATTGTCGGTATGCGATCAAACGTGTCGCGCTGCCGAACAAACCGGAATCGAAGAATCGCGTGATGCGCGAGGTGAAAACGTTGGCACACAGTGAGCATCAGAATATTGTGCGCTACTTTCATGCGTGGACCGAAACACCGCCACCCGGATGGCAGGAGCGACACGATCGCGAGTGGATCGAACGGAACTGTCTGTCGACGTCGATCGACATTGAAACACCGACCGATACGCACCCTCCTTCAGCAGCCTTAGCAACCTCAGCATCACTTTCAGCACCATTTGTTGGAGTAAATAAAGGTCCTGTTTGCTCTGCTATTCATCCGCACATTTGGATGCCTCACTTTCCAGAATCGAATGGGATCATCACGGGTGGGGAGAGGCATATGGAGCAGAGTGAGAGCTGCTCGTTCATCGAGTTCCGGGCAGATGCAGCACAATCTGTTGGATCCCCACAACCATCAGGTCCGCTGAATGACGAGTCATCAGAATCCTCCCAATCGGAGCATGAGCCATCGGAGAGTGCCAAATCGCCCGGAGTAAGCTGCGCCAAACGCTGGAATCGAACTGATGAAAACGATGATTCGTTCGATATTGTGTTTAAAGAACCATCTTGCAATGGCACCGCCAACGGGGTCCATAATTCTGTATCGATTGATGTTTCCGCATCtcttccaccaccagcgcctcCGAACGGGGACGGTGTTCCGTTCGGTACTCGAAATCCATTCCGCAAAACACACCGACGGCCGCTTTCACTTGATCTCACGAGCACGGGAAACGTCCGCAAAAGGCCAACGGATGAGGAGTCGAACCCAGAGAACAACACCGCCTCGAAGCCGCCTTCCTATGCGTCCTCTACTCTCGTGCCACAAAGCAACAAGATATATCTCTACATTCAGATGCAATTGTGTCACAAGCAGTCACTCAAGGAGTGGCTCAGTCTGAACGGATTCCCAGCACGGCGTGACAAGATCGTACCGATCTTCGAGCAGATCGTTGCGGGCGTCGAGTACGTGCATCTGAAGGGCCTGATACACCGTGACCTGAAACCCagtaatattttcttttcgctcgaCGGCAAAATTAAGATCGGTGACTTTGGGCTCGTCACCGACTCGGGCGAGCTGCAGTACGACAGTGAGAATAATATGCCAGCAATGGGGCGCGATCGGCACACGCGGCAAGTCGGGACGCAGCTCTATATGTCGCCGGAACAACTGCGCGGACTACCGTACGACTACAAGGTCGACATATACTCGTTGGGGCTGATTTTGTTCGAGCTACTCGTCAGCTTCGGCACCGAAATGGAACGTATCGGCACACTAAAGAGTGTACGAAAGACCATTTTTCCTCATGGCTTTGAGCAGGAATACCAGTGTGAG TACAAACTCCTGTCGTTGATGTTGGCCGATTCGCCGAAAAAGCGCCCGACAACATTCGGCATCAAGGCGCACCCACCATTCAAGCGGATGGTTTCGAATAAATCGAGCAACGCGTTGGGCGCTGTTGACGAAACACTCGTGGTGGATGGCAGTCCGACGGTCGCAACCAATGGTTCATTCGAGTCGGAAGAGGGTGATGAGTGGCACTTCGAGCTGCCACCGCGTAGAAAGGACAGCCGAACGTACAGTAGCTCCGGATCGGGCTCCGGCGGTGCAGGTGGCACACCGGCCACCCAGGCCCAACCCAATCCACTCTGGTTGTGA
- the LOC131210301 gene encoding splicing factor 3B subunit 6, with product MALAMQKRNNVRLPPEVNRVLYVRNLPYKITSDEMYDIFGKYGAIRQIRVGNTPETRGTAFVVYEDIFDAKNARDHLSGFNVCNRYLVVLYYQSTKAFKQLDLDKKQDELDQVKAKYNISTEEVRK from the exons ATGGCTCTTGCTAtgcagaaaagaaataat GTTCGACTTCCACCGGAGGTGAATCGAGTGTTGTACGTGCGAAACCTTCCGTACAAGATTACCTCCGACGAAATGTACGATATATTCGGAAAGTACGGTGCAATTCGACAAATTCGTGT CGGCAACACACCCGAAACCCGCGGAACTGCCTTCGTTGTTTATGAGGACATTTTCGACGCCAAGAACGCTCGAGATCACTTGTCCGGTTTCAACGTCTGTAATCGCTACCTGGTAGTGTTGTACTACCAATCGACGAAGGCATTCAAACAGCTCGATCTGGACAAGAAGCAAGACGAACTGGACCAGGTCAAGGCGAAGTACAACATCAGCACGGAAGAGGTGCGGAAGTAA
- the LOC131211829 gene encoding small ribosomal subunit protein mS33 has product MYKYKDLAKLGTTYSRRMNYLSNRIFGEVARPTNSQSMKVVKMFSEEPIHQRDYVVNWYPRHVETHLLAMKLREYGLFRDEHQDFKEEMKRLRALRGKAPPKKGEGKRAKK; this is encoded by the coding sequence ATGTACAAATACAAGGACCTCGCGAAACTTGGGACCACTTACTCGCGACGCATGAATTACTTATCGAACCGGATATTCGGTGAGGTCGCGAGGCCAACGAATTCACAGTCGATGAAAGTGGTAAAGATGTTCAGCGAAGAGCCGATTCACCAGCGGGATTACGTCGTCAACTGGTACCCGCGGCATGTTGAAACCCATCTGCTGGCGATGAAGTTGCGCGAGTACGGTCTATTCCGGGACGAGCATCAGGACTTCAAGGAAGAGATGAAACGGTTACGGGCCCTGCGTGGAAAGGCACCGCCGAAGAAGGGTGAAGGCAAGCGTGCGAAGAAGTAA
- the LOC131209854 gene encoding general transcription factor IIF subunit 1, translating to MSAPSNSKSGTSSGGSTAPSGPVSVQEFVIRVPKNMKKKYHVMRFNATLNVDFAQWRTVKMERENNQKEFKGIEEVMPKFGAGSEFNRDVREEARRKRFGIISKKYKPEAQPWILRAGGKSGKMFRGIREGGVGENAAFYVFTHAPDGAIEAYPLNEWYNFQPINRYKALSAEEAEQEYGRRKRTMNYFSLMFRKRLKKGEDNEADDQEETKGKKGEGGKSKDLKISDMDEWIDSDDVSSSGDDDDEGKPKQKDSDDEAKDKKAKNKKKAMADSKKKKRDVDEEAFEESDDGDEEGRELDYISDSSDSESDHDAKVVKEMKSVAEEDALRKLLTSDEDSEEKEKPSEEDEEKKEDEKNGKSKEKDKDGKEKDSKEAKKKKKAKKNKNKKSESDKKDSSTDFSSDSSDSDAADAKSKKKLKKEKEGVGSNLSSANNSRSASPSVGQLDANKRKMAGSNMPSTDLTGSDNSNSPVSTPAKKVKLESTPSLPPTFAGIVNSSSKDDYGITEEAVRRYLMRKPMTTTELLTKFKNKKTGVSSDKLVETMTQILKRINPVKQTIQGKMYLSIKVAK from the exons ATGAGTGCACCTTCG AATTCAAAGAGTGGCACATCGTCTGGCGGATCCACTGCCCCTAGCGGCCCCGTCTCGGTGCAGGAGTTCGTGATACGCGTGccgaaaaacatgaaaaagaaGTATCACGTCATGCGGTTTAATGCAACGCTCAATGTAGACTTTGCCCAGTGGCGCACGGTGAAGATGGAGCGGGAGAACAACCAGAAGGAATTCAAGGGTATTGAGGAGGTGATGCCTAAGTTCGGTGCCGGGTCGGAGTTTAATCGGGACGTGCGCGAAGAGGCACGCCGCAAGCGGTTCGGAATCATCTCGAAGAAGTACAAACCGGAAGCGCAACCGTGGATACTGAGGGCCGGTGGCAAAAGCGGCAAGATGTTCCGGGGCATCCGGGAGGGCGGTGTGGGCGAAAATGCGGCATTCTACGTGTTCACGCATGCACCGGACGGTGCGATCGAGGCGTATCCGCTGAACGAATGGTACAACTTTCAACCGATCAATCGCTACAAGGCCCTGTCGGCGGAAGAGGCCGAGCAAGAGTATGGGCGGCGCAAGCGAACGATGAACTACTTTTCGCTCATGTTCCGGAAGCGCCTGAAGAAGGGCGAGGACAACGAGGCAGACGACCAGGAGGAGACCAAGGGAAAGAAGGGCGAAGGGGGCAAGAGTAAGGACCTGAAGATCAGTGATATGGACGAGTGGATCGACTCGGACGatgtgtcgtcgtcgggggatgacgatgatgaaggaaaaccgaaacagaaGGACAGTGACGATGAGGCGAAGGACAAGAAGGcaaagaacaaaaagaaggCGATGGCAGAcagcaagaagaagaagcgcgaCGTGGACGAGGAAGCGTTCGAGGAGTcggacgatggcgatgaggaGGGGCGCGAACTGGACTACATTTCGGACTCGAGCGACAGCGAATCCGATCACGATGCGAAGGTTGTGAAGGAAATGAAATCGGTCGCGGAAGAGGACGCACTCCGGAAGCTGCTAACGTCCGACGAAGACtcggaagagaaagagaaaccgtccgaggaggacgaggagaaAAAAGAGGACGAAAAGAATGGCAAATCAAAGGAGAAGGACAAGGATGGCAAGGAGAAGGACAGCAAGGAGGccaagaagaaaaagaaagccaagaagaacaagaacaaaaAGTCCGAATCGGACAAGAAGGACTCGTCGACCGATTTCAGCTCGGACAGTTCCGATTCAGATGCGGCCGATGCAAAGAGCaagaagaaattgaaaaaggaaaaggaaggCGTTGGCTCCAACCTATCTAGCGCAAACAATTCCAGATCAGCGTCACCGAGTGTTGGGCAGCTGGATGCTAACAAGCGTAAGATGGCTGGATCGAACATGCCCTCGACGGATCTGACGGGGTCAGATAATAGTAATAGTCCGGTGTCGACGCCGGCCAAAAAAGTGAAGCTAGAATCGACCCCGTCGCTTCCACCGACGTTTGCGGGAATTGTGAACTCGAGCAGCAAAGA CGATTACGGCATTACGGAGGAAGCTGTCCGGCGATATCTGATGAGGAAACCGATGACCACGACGGAGCTGCTGACAAAATTTAAGAACAAGAAAACGGGTGTTTCGAGCGACAAGTTGGTAGAAACGATGACACAGATATTGAAGCGGATTAATCCGGTGAAGCAAACAATACAGGGCAAAATGTATCTTAGTATAAAGGTTGCCAAGTAG